Proteins from a single region of Neodiprion virginianus isolate iyNeoVirg1 chromosome 4, iyNeoVirg1.1, whole genome shotgun sequence:
- the LOC124302027 gene encoding uncharacterized protein LOC124302027, with the protein MALRRLFFLAWLAVFAVKTIQECFDDGVEFCVNSEDILATDLLPDSFLFADQKPQHIQNYTGSRRAYNNGTISEAFNAMGFHRKKMNEYLCHGFLAEKILTAFGGSRVKRRLDISSENSYVDYVDDNNVSIHEKMLSDEGSSKYKDWLTKTTTLDDIYRHYSPRPRDPKIKKKQFADRQYDNEEEDEYDGAVTGFAMPAPISTGKIGSFDPSGPDEYSSAATHHFHHSDYIDHHFDPYPQVHEEHIYVPNHHESYHHHDHHRPSYHHHGKGKGHDLSLKDFFEIALTALAFLAFGLFIIQLMVNVTNSATATAATFLQADIDGTRFKRESSPPVSPPLLYAGNVELNELSHRVLRSIEAVLIAEEDGGNCLRRALCEDNRYSRETTGGRRIWSPVWSLGMSWVSGRMTRKTPWSAMLSSVKAAVLGLGGADCAILFSDCHLEQEVAKMRRRRRRRK; encoded by the exons ATGGCTCTTCGTCGACTTTTCTTCCTCGCCTGGCTCGCTGTTTTCGCAGTTAAAACAATCCAGGAATGCTTCGACGACGGTGTAGAATTCTGCGTCAACTCCGAGGACATTCTCGCCACCGATTTACTCCCGGATTCTTTCCTATTCGCCGATCAAAAGCCTCAGCATATTCAAAATTACACCGGCTCGCGTCGAGCCTACAACAACGGCACCATAAGCGAGGCCTTCAACGCCATGGGATTTCACAG aaagaaaatgaacgaGTATCTGTGCCACGGGTTTTTGGCGGAGAAAATTCTCACCGCTTTCGGTGGCTCTCGTGTCAAGCGACGTCTCGACATTTCGTCGGAAAATTCCTACGTCGATTACGTTGATGACAATAACGTTTCTATACACGAGAAAATGCTTTCTGACGAAGGAAGCTCCAAGTACAAGGACTGGCTGACCAA AACGACGACCCTCGATGATATTTATCGCCACTACTCGCCTCGGCCAAGGGAcccaaaaataaagaagaaacaaTTCGCCGATCGACAGTACGACAACGAAGAAGAGGATGAATACGATGGCGCGGTTACGGGATTCGCGATGCCGGCGCCAATATCGACGGGAAAAATCGGGAGCTTTGATCCATCCGGTCCGG ATGAATATTCGTCGGCGGCCACCCACCACTTCCATCACTCCGACTACATCGACCATCACTTTGACCCTTACCCCCAAGTACACGAGGAGCATATTTACGTCCCGAATCATCACGAGAGTTATCATCATCACGATCATCACAGACCGAGTTATCATCACCACGGGAAAGGAAAGGGTCACGATCTTTCGCTCAAGGACTTTTTCGAGATCGCTTTAACGGCGCTGGCTTTCCTCGCCTTCGGCCTCTTCATCATTCAACTTATGGTGAACGTGACG AACTCCGCAACCGCGACGGCGGCGACTTTTCTGCAAGCAGACATCGACGGTACGCGATTTAAGCGAGAGTCTTCGCCTCCAGTTTCCCCGCCACTTTTGTACGCCGGAAACGTCGAATTAAACGAGCTGTCGCATCGGGTTCTGAGGTCAATCGAGGCCGTTCTGATCGCTGAAGAAGACGGGGGCAACTGCCTTAGGAGAGCATTGTGCGAGGACAATAGATACTCGAGGGAAACGACGGGAGGACGAAGAATCTGGTCTCCGGTCTGGAG TTTGGGGATGAGCTGGGTTTCAGGCAGAATGACGCGGAAAACTCCTTGGTCGGCAATGTTGAGCTCTGTCAAGGCGGCGGTGCTAGGTTTGGGTGGAGCGGACTGTGCCATTCTATTTTCCGACTGTCACCTCGAGCAGGAAGTTGCTAAAATGAGGCGGCGAAGGCGTCGGCGGAAGTAG